One genomic segment of Burkholderia pyrrocinia includes these proteins:
- the yaaA gene encoding peroxide stress protein YaaA produces MIIVLSPAKSLDYDTPAHVQSYTKPAFVDDASELIDGLRKLSPQDIASLMDISDPLARLNFQRYADWSPTFTPANAKQAVLAFNGDVYEGFDAKSLSSADLDYAQHHVRVLSGLYGLLRPLDLLQPYRLEMGTRFANARGKDLYAFWGDRITRALNEQLETRSGAARVLVNCASTEYFKSVKPKLLAAPVVTPVFEDWKGGRYKIISFHAKRARGLMARYIVENRITEPKALKEFAMEGYAFDAAASNDSTYVYRRRVGE; encoded by the coding sequence ATGATAATCGTTCTCTCTCCCGCCAAATCCCTCGACTACGATACGCCCGCGCACGTCCAGTCTTACACGAAGCCTGCATTCGTCGACGACGCGTCCGAGCTGATCGACGGCCTGCGCAAGCTTTCGCCGCAGGACATCGCGTCGCTGATGGATATCTCCGATCCGCTCGCGCGCCTGAACTTCCAGCGCTACGCGGACTGGTCGCCGACCTTTACGCCGGCCAATGCGAAACAGGCCGTGCTCGCGTTCAACGGCGACGTCTACGAAGGATTCGACGCGAAATCGCTGTCGTCCGCCGATCTCGACTATGCGCAACATCATGTGCGCGTGCTGTCGGGCCTGTACGGGTTGCTGCGCCCGCTCGACCTGCTGCAGCCGTACCGGCTCGAGATGGGCACGCGCTTCGCGAACGCGCGCGGCAAGGATCTGTACGCGTTCTGGGGCGACCGCATCACGCGGGCGCTGAACGAGCAGCTCGAGACGCGTAGCGGCGCGGCGCGCGTGCTGGTCAACTGCGCGTCGACCGAGTACTTCAAGTCGGTCAAGCCGAAACTGCTGGCCGCACCCGTCGTCACGCCGGTGTTCGAGGACTGGAAGGGCGGCCGCTACAAGATCATCAGCTTCCATGCGAAGCGTGCGCGCGGCCTGATGGCGCGTTATATCGTCGAGAACCGTATTACCGAGCCGAAAGCGCTGAAGGAATTCGCGATGGAGGGCTATGCGTTCGACGCGGCTGCGTCGAACGATTCGACTTACGTATATCGCCGGCGAGTCGGCGAGTGA
- a CDS encoding glutathione binding-like protein — translation MIDVYSWATPNGHKVHIMLEETGLAYRALPVDIGAGDQFKPEFLKISPNNKIPAIVDPDGPGGKPISLFESGAILIYLAEKTGRFLPGDPAARYATLEWLMFQMGGVGPMLGQAHHFRLYAPEQIEYAVNRYTNEAKRLYNVMEKRLGESEYLAGDAYTIADIATFPWTRSWQNQGIVLDELPNVKRWHEAIAARPAVQRGVEVLASMRKALQDDKAREVLFGATQYAKH, via the coding sequence ATGATCGACGTCTATAGCTGGGCGACCCCGAACGGCCACAAGGTGCACATCATGCTCGAGGAAACGGGCCTCGCCTATCGTGCCCTTCCGGTCGATATCGGTGCGGGCGACCAGTTCAAGCCCGAGTTCCTGAAGATCAGCCCGAACAACAAGATCCCGGCGATCGTCGATCCGGACGGCCCCGGCGGCAAGCCGATCTCGTTGTTCGAATCGGGCGCGATCCTGATCTACCTCGCGGAGAAGACCGGCAGGTTCCTGCCAGGCGATCCGGCTGCGCGCTATGCGACGCTGGAGTGGCTGATGTTCCAGATGGGCGGTGTCGGCCCGATGCTCGGGCAGGCGCACCATTTCCGGCTGTACGCGCCGGAACAGATCGAGTACGCGGTCAACCGCTACACGAACGAAGCGAAGCGCCTGTACAACGTGATGGAAAAGCGCCTCGGCGAATCCGAATATCTCGCGGGCGACGCGTACACGATCGCGGATATTGCGACGTTCCCGTGGACGCGCTCGTGGCAGAACCAGGGCATCGTGCTCGACGAGTTACCGAACGTGAAGCGCTGGCACGAGGCAATCGCCGCGCGACCGGCCGTGCAGCGCGGCGTCGAAGTGCTCGCGTCGATGCGCAAGGCGCTGCAGGACGACAAGGCACGCGAGGTGCTGTTCGGTGCGACGCAATACGCAAAGCACTGA
- a CDS encoding acyl-CoA dehydrogenase family protein, with protein sequence MDLDYSPADDAFRADVRAWLEANLPHALRAKVLDHKRLDREDFASWHRILGQRGWSAPAWPAEYGGPGWNATQRHIWDEECARIGAPTVLPFGVSMVAPVLMKYGSEAQKRHYLPRILDGSDWWCQGYSEPGSGSDLASLRTRAERQGDHYVVNGQKTWTTLGQYADMMFCLVRTDPAAKKQEGISFLLIDMKTPGITVRPIITLDEDHEVNEVFFEDVKVPVENLVGDENRGWTYAKYLLGHERTGIARVGASKRELAFLKRVASNQRKNGKPLLADPVFAAKVAALEVELMALEVTVLRVVSRETSGKGPGPEASMLKIKGTEVQQALTELMFDAIGPLAAPFDVPFLDGQREHSIAGDDDAAPLAAYYFNYRKTSIYGGSNEIQKNIIAQMILGL encoded by the coding sequence ATGGATCTGGACTATTCCCCCGCCGACGACGCGTTCCGCGCCGACGTCCGCGCCTGGCTCGAGGCGAACCTGCCTCACGCACTGCGCGCCAAGGTACTCGATCACAAACGACTCGACCGCGAGGATTTCGCGAGCTGGCACCGGATTCTCGGCCAGCGCGGCTGGTCCGCGCCTGCGTGGCCGGCCGAATACGGCGGCCCGGGCTGGAACGCGACGCAGCGGCACATCTGGGACGAGGAGTGCGCGCGGATCGGTGCGCCGACCGTGCTGCCGTTCGGCGTGTCGATGGTCGCGCCGGTGCTGATGAAATACGGCAGCGAAGCGCAGAAGCGCCACTATCTGCCGCGCATTCTCGATGGTTCCGACTGGTGGTGCCAGGGTTACTCGGAGCCGGGTTCGGGATCCGACCTCGCGTCGCTGCGCACGCGCGCCGAGCGCCAGGGCGACCACTACGTCGTCAACGGCCAGAAGACCTGGACGACGCTCGGCCAGTACGCCGACATGATGTTCTGTCTCGTGCGCACCGATCCGGCCGCGAAGAAGCAGGAGGGCATCTCGTTCCTGCTGATCGACATGAAGACGCCCGGCATCACGGTGCGTCCGATCATCACGCTCGACGAAGACCACGAGGTCAACGAGGTGTTCTTCGAGGATGTGAAGGTGCCGGTCGAGAATCTCGTCGGCGATGAGAACCGCGGCTGGACCTACGCGAAATACCTGCTTGGCCATGAGCGCACCGGCATCGCACGGGTCGGCGCGTCGAAGCGCGAGCTCGCGTTCCTGAAGCGCGTGGCGTCGAACCAGCGCAAGAACGGCAAGCCGTTGCTTGCCGATCCCGTGTTTGCCGCGAAGGTCGCGGCGCTCGAAGTCGAGCTGATGGCGCTCGAGGTGACGGTGCTGCGGGTCGTCAGCCGCGAGACGAGCGGCAAGGGGCCGGGCCCCGAGGCGTCGATGCTGAAGATCAAGGGTACCGAAGTGCAGCAGGCGCTCACCGAGCTGATGTTCGACGCGATCGGCCCGCTCGCCGCGCCGTTCGACGTTCCGTTCCTTGACGGCCAGCGCGAGCACAGCATCGCCGGCGACGACGATGCGGCGCCGCTTGCCGCGTACTACTTCAATTACCGGAAGACGTCGATCTACGGCGGTTCGAACGAGATCCAGAAGAACATCATCGCGCAGATGATTCTGGGTCTGTGA
- a CDS encoding acyl-CoA dehydrogenase family protein translates to MDFSFTDEQQQFADALRRYLDEQYGFDARQAIVRSDTGVSDTQWSAFAELGLTALPVPDAQGGFGGGPVDMLVAMQALGRALVIEPYWATAVGVEALRIAGSGAGDDAALLEAVAQGQKRLAVAFHEPHARYDLFELDTHAREQGGTYRLTGTKSVVQHGAQAHAWIVPARVDGGGIGLFVVERDAANTKVVDYRTIDGQRAATLEFDETPARLLTGGARDAAALEQVADYATFLLCAEAVGALDELNRATVEYTKTREQFGVPIARFQALQHRMVDMLIHAEQARSLTYLAAVRYASGDADARRKAVSAAKARVGAAARFVGQQAVQLHGGMGVTNEVAAAHLFKRLSIIETTLGDTDHHLARIAALPDFAQADMV, encoded by the coding sequence ATGGATTTCAGCTTTACCGATGAGCAGCAGCAGTTCGCCGACGCGCTGCGCCGTTATCTCGACGAGCAATACGGCTTCGATGCGCGTCAGGCCATCGTGCGCAGCGACACGGGCGTGTCGGACACGCAATGGAGCGCGTTTGCCGAACTGGGGTTGACCGCGCTGCCTGTGCCGGACGCACAGGGCGGTTTCGGCGGCGGCCCGGTCGACATGCTGGTTGCGATGCAGGCGCTCGGCCGCGCGCTCGTGATCGAGCCGTACTGGGCAACGGCGGTTGGCGTCGAGGCATTGCGCATCGCCGGCTCCGGCGCAGGCGACGATGCCGCGCTGCTCGAGGCGGTTGCACAGGGGCAGAAGCGGCTGGCGGTCGCATTCCATGAACCGCATGCGCGCTATGACCTGTTCGAGCTCGACACGCACGCACGCGAGCAGGGCGGCACCTACCGGCTGACCGGCACCAAGTCGGTCGTTCAGCACGGCGCTCAGGCGCACGCGTGGATCGTGCCTGCACGCGTCGACGGCGGCGGCATCGGCCTCTTTGTCGTCGAGCGCGATGCGGCGAACACGAAGGTGGTCGACTACCGGACCATCGACGGCCAGCGTGCGGCGACGCTCGAGTTCGATGAAACGCCAGCCCGATTGCTGACGGGTGGTGCGCGCGATGCGGCGGCACTCGAGCAGGTTGCCGATTACGCGACGTTCCTGCTGTGCGCGGAAGCGGTCGGCGCGCTCGACGAACTGAATCGCGCGACGGTCGAATACACGAAGACGCGCGAGCAGTTCGGCGTGCCGATCGCGCGTTTCCAGGCGTTGCAGCACCGGATGGTCGACATGCTGATCCATGCCGAGCAGGCGCGTTCGCTGACCTACCTGGCCGCGGTGCGTTACGCGAGCGGCGATGCCGATGCGCGACGCAAGGCAGTATCGGCTGCGAAGGCGCGCGTCGGCGCTGCAGCACGCTTCGTCGGCCAGCAGGCCGTCCAGTTGCACGGCGGCATGGGCGTGACCAACGAGGTTGCCGCCGCCCACCTGTTCAAGCGGCTGTCGATCATCGAGACGACGCTCGGCGACACCGATCATCATCTTGCCCGCATCGCGGCGCTGCCCGATTTCGCGCAAGCCGACATGGTATGA
- a CDS encoding M14 family metallopeptidase — protein MTLSITSNFDAGAIDVVSCDSPDAIRLRVRGDSRSEFAQWFYYRLTGARGERCVMTFENAAECAYPSGWRNYSAVASYDRVDWFRVPTTFDGKTMTIDHTPEFDSIYYAYFEPYSEERHAAFLGAVQQLPQASVVELGRTVEGRPMSLLSLGTPETDGAPKKKVWIIARQHPGETMAEWFVEGLVKRLAGWGDWAGDPVARKLYDRATFYIVPNMNPDGSVHGNLRTNAAGANLNREWMTPDAERSPEVLAVRDAIHAIGCDMFFDIHGDEDLPYVFVAGSEMLPSFTEQQGKEQAAFIDAFKVASPDFQTEHGYAASKYKEDALKLASKYIGHQFGCLSLTLEMPFKDNANLPDERVGWNGERSAALGAAMLAAILVHVDTFA, from the coding sequence ATGACCCTTTCGATCACCAGCAATTTCGACGCAGGCGCAATCGACGTCGTGTCGTGCGACAGCCCCGATGCGATTCGGCTGCGCGTGCGCGGCGACAGCCGCTCGGAATTCGCGCAATGGTTCTACTACCGGTTGACGGGCGCCCGCGGCGAGCGGTGCGTGATGACGTTCGAGAACGCGGCCGAATGCGCCTATCCGTCCGGCTGGCGCAATTACAGCGCGGTGGCGAGCTACGACCGGGTCGACTGGTTCCGCGTGCCGACGACGTTCGATGGCAAGACGATGACCATCGACCATACGCCGGAGTTCGACAGCATCTACTACGCGTATTTCGAACCGTACTCGGAAGAGCGTCACGCGGCATTTCTCGGTGCGGTCCAGCAGTTGCCGCAGGCGAGCGTCGTCGAGCTCGGCCGCACGGTCGAAGGCCGCCCGATGTCGCTGCTGTCGCTCGGCACGCCGGAAACCGACGGTGCGCCGAAGAAGAAGGTGTGGATCATCGCGCGCCAGCATCCGGGCGAGACGATGGCAGAGTGGTTCGTCGAAGGCCTCGTCAAGCGGCTGGCCGGATGGGGCGACTGGGCCGGCGATCCGGTCGCGCGCAAGCTCTACGATCGCGCGACGTTCTACATCGTCCCGAACATGAACCCGGACGGCAGCGTGCACGGCAACCTGCGCACCAATGCGGCCGGTGCGAACCTGAACCGCGAATGGATGACGCCCGATGCCGAGCGCAGCCCCGAGGTGCTGGCCGTGCGCGATGCGATCCACGCGATCGGCTGCGACATGTTCTTCGACATTCACGGCGACGAGGATCTGCCGTACGTGTTCGTTGCCGGTTCGGAGATGCTGCCGAGCTTTACCGAGCAGCAGGGCAAGGAGCAGGCTGCGTTCATCGACGCGTTCAAGGTTGCGAGCCCGGACTTCCAGACCGAGCATGGCTATGCGGCGAGCAAGTACAAGGAGGACGCGCTCAAGCTCGCGTCGAAGTACATTGGCCATCAGTTCGGCTGCCTGTCGCTGACGCTCGAGATGCCGTTCAAGGATAACGCGAACCTGCCCGACGAGCGTGTCGGCTGGAACGGTGAGCGCAGCGCGGCGCTCGGTGCAGCGATGCTGGCCGCGATCCTTGTGCACGTCGACACGTTCGCGTAA
- a CDS encoding MaoC family dehydratase yields MTDVTLPLIASAQALHARVGEEPLASGWVAIDQQRVDGFADATGDHQWIHVDPERARRESPFGGPIAHGFLTLSLIPALMTDAMRFEQKMGVNYGLNRVRFLKPVPVGARVRALFAVKETAEAAQGGMQVTWSVSMQAERPDAPLLVCAAEFITLHYF; encoded by the coding sequence ATGACCGACGTGACATTGCCGCTGATCGCATCGGCGCAGGCGCTGCACGCGCGTGTCGGCGAGGAGCCGCTCGCGAGCGGTTGGGTCGCGATCGACCAGCAACGCGTCGACGGCTTCGCCGACGCGACCGGCGATCATCAATGGATTCACGTCGATCCTGAACGTGCGCGGCGCGAGTCGCCGTTCGGCGGGCCGATCGCGCACGGGTTCCTGACGCTGTCGCTGATTCCCGCGTTGATGACCGACGCGATGCGCTTCGAGCAGAAGATGGGCGTGAATTACGGACTGAACCGCGTGCGGTTCCTGAAGCCGGTGCCGGTCGGTGCGCGCGTGCGCGCGCTGTTCGCGGTGAAGGAAACCGCCGAGGCCGCGCAGGGCGGCATGCAGGTGACGTGGTCGGTGTCGATGCAGGCCGAGCGTCCCGACGCGCCGCTGCTGGTCTGCGCGGCGGAATTCATCACGCTGCACTACTTCTGA
- a CDS encoding DUF1178 family protein, which produces MKVLDLQCPHGHRFEGWFASADEFEAQLSRKLVECPVCGTTEVNRLPSAPRLNLSGATQAQPADPRALQAQVMRALREVLEKTENVGERFAEEARRIHYNEAPARSIRGVTTPEDAQSLVEEGIDVMPLPIPAVLKEPLQ; this is translated from the coding sequence ATGAAGGTCCTCGATTTACAGTGCCCGCACGGTCATCGGTTCGAAGGCTGGTTCGCTTCCGCCGATGAGTTCGAAGCGCAGTTGTCCCGCAAGCTGGTCGAATGTCCGGTGTGCGGGACGACCGAGGTCAACCGTCTGCCGTCGGCGCCGCGCCTGAACCTGTCGGGCGCGACGCAGGCACAGCCGGCCGATCCGCGTGCGCTGCAGGCGCAGGTGATGCGCGCGCTGCGCGAGGTGCTGGAGAAGACCGAGAACGTGGGCGAGCGCTTCGCCGAGGAAGCGCGGCGCATCCATTACAACGAGGCGCCGGCACGCAGCATCCGTGGCGTCACGACGCCGGAAGATGCGCAATCCTTGGTTGAAGAAGGCATCGACGTGATGCCGCTGCCGATTCCTGCCGTGCTGAAAGAACCGCTGCAATGA
- a CDS encoding putative toxin-antitoxin system toxin component, PIN family — protein sequence MTRSLAPHAARRVVLDSNVWIDILVFDDPATRPIRAALERGALAAVIDGRCLTELEYVLDYPQFQARAIDKATALATVARLASLVEPPPVDADAPPLPKCKDRDDQKFLELARAAQAEWLVSKDRALLKLAKRTARDFGFRIAQPAPFAEACALDGAPTSTATPA from the coding sequence ATGACCCGCTCTCTCGCTCCGCACGCCGCACGCCGCGTCGTGCTCGACTCGAACGTCTGGATCGACATCCTCGTATTCGACGACCCCGCTACGCGCCCGATCCGGGCCGCACTGGAACGCGGCGCGCTTGCCGCCGTGATCGACGGCCGCTGCCTGACCGAACTCGAATACGTGCTCGATTATCCGCAGTTCCAGGCGCGTGCGATCGACAAGGCCACCGCGCTCGCGACCGTCGCCCGCCTCGCGAGCCTCGTCGAACCGCCGCCCGTCGATGCCGACGCGCCGCCGCTGCCGAAGTGCAAGGACCGCGACGACCAGAAGTTTCTCGAACTCGCCCGCGCCGCGCAGGCCGAGTGGCTCGTCTCGAAAGACCGCGCACTGCTGAAGCTCGCGAAGCGCACCGCGCGCGATTTCGGCTTCCGGATCGCGCAACCCGCGCCGTTTGCCGAGGCCTGCGCACTCGATGGCGCGCCGACCTCCACTGCCACGCCGGCCTGA
- a CDS encoding glutathione S-transferase, translating into MLQLCGIPLSNYYNKVKFVLLEHDIPFEESVCGLPISDPAQLADSPLGKIPFLRTEEGALFESQVIIEYLAARYPEKAIFPAGPFAAAKVRELVETLELYLEWMAREVYTEAFFGGKVSDGMKAHVEKRLPRAIDAFKQMTRFSPYVLGESFSLADIAASIHLPVIGMATKAVFGRDFLLDAGIDWKAHAKKVGERAAAQRVAAERKAYIDATSGARS; encoded by the coding sequence ATGCTACAGCTGTGCGGTATTCCGTTGTCCAACTATTACAACAAGGTGAAGTTCGTCCTGCTCGAGCACGACATCCCGTTCGAGGAGTCGGTGTGCGGTTTGCCGATCAGCGATCCGGCACAGCTCGCCGATTCGCCGCTCGGCAAGATCCCGTTTCTGAGGACCGAAGAGGGCGCGCTGTTCGAGTCGCAGGTGATCATCGAGTATTTGGCGGCGCGTTATCCCGAGAAAGCCATTTTTCCGGCGGGGCCGTTCGCGGCTGCGAAGGTGCGCGAACTGGTCGAGACGCTCGAGCTGTATCTCGAATGGATGGCGCGCGAGGTCTATACGGAGGCGTTTTTCGGCGGCAAGGTCAGCGATGGCATGAAGGCGCACGTCGAGAAGCGCCTGCCGCGTGCGATCGATGCGTTCAAGCAGATGACGCGGTTTTCGCCGTATGTGCTCGGCGAGTCGTTCAGCCTCGCGGACATCGCCGCATCGATCCATCTGCCGGTCATCGGGATGGCGACGAAGGCCGTGTTCGGACGCGACTTCCTGCTCGATGCGGGCATCGACTGGAAGGCTCACGCGAAGAAGGTCGGTGAGCGCGCTGCCGCGCAGCGCGTGGCAGCCGAACGCAAGGCGTATATCGACGCGACGAGCGGCGCGCGTTCGTAA
- a CDS encoding NUDIX domain-containing protein has product MAELPNHDAALTETCLESEAIFDGSFLKLKRDTVRLPDGKRATREYVQHPGAVMVIPLFDDGSVLMESQYRYPIGKVMAEFPAGKLDPNEGALACAIRELREETGYTAREYVFLARIHPIISYSTEFIDLYLARGLTAGERKLDEGEFLETFIATQADLQEWVRTGQISDVKTIIGTMWLDKVLSGTWPLGPVLTP; this is encoded by the coding sequence ATGGCCGAACTACCCAATCACGACGCCGCACTGACCGAAACCTGCCTCGAAAGCGAGGCGATCTTCGACGGCTCGTTCCTCAAGCTCAAGCGCGATACCGTCCGTTTGCCGGACGGCAAAAGGGCGACGCGCGAATACGTCCAGCACCCGGGCGCGGTGATGGTGATCCCGCTGTTCGACGACGGCAGCGTGCTGATGGAAAGCCAGTACCGCTACCCGATCGGCAAGGTGATGGCCGAATTCCCGGCCGGCAAGCTCGATCCGAACGAAGGCGCGCTTGCGTGCGCGATACGCGAGCTGCGCGAAGAAACGGGGTACACGGCGCGCGAATACGTGTTCCTGGCCCGCATTCACCCGATCATTTCCTATTCGACCGAATTCATCGACCTGTACCTCGCACGCGGGCTGACGGCCGGCGAGCGCAAGCTCGACGAAGGCGAATTCCTCGAAACCTTCATCGCCACGCAAGCCGACCTGCAGGAATGGGTGCGCACGGGCCAGATCTCCGACGTGAAGACGATCATCGGCACGATGTGGCTCGACAAGGTGTTGTCCGGCACCTGGCCGCTCGGGCCGGTCCTGACGCCCTGA
- a CDS encoding oxepin-CoA hydrolase, alternative type — MSAELLASRPPESDSTLVLTLSNPGARNALHPDMYAAGVEALATAERDPGIRAVVLTGADRFFCAGGNLNRLLDNRSKDPSYQADSIDQLGAWVTAIRESTKPVIAAVEGAAAGAGFSLALACDLIVAAHDAKFVMSYARVGLTPDGGGSWFLARALPRAIAAEILFEGKPVAAERLHALGVVNRLAAPGAALTDALAWADALAGISPNALTRIKSLLDDAAMQPLEPHLGTERDHFVASLHHADGLEGITAFLEKRQPRYKR; from the coding sequence ATGAGTGCTGAACTGCTGGCCTCGCGTCCGCCCGAGAGCGATTCGACGCTCGTCCTCACGCTATCCAATCCCGGTGCGCGCAACGCACTGCATCCCGACATGTACGCGGCCGGTGTCGAAGCGCTCGCCACTGCCGAGCGCGATCCCGGAATCCGCGCGGTCGTGCTGACGGGCGCCGATCGCTTCTTCTGCGCAGGCGGCAACCTGAACCGGCTGCTCGACAACCGCTCGAAGGATCCGTCCTACCAGGCCGACAGCATCGATCAGCTCGGCGCATGGGTGACGGCGATTCGCGAGTCGACGAAGCCGGTGATCGCGGCGGTCGAGGGCGCCGCGGCCGGCGCGGGCTTCTCGCTCGCGCTCGCATGCGACCTGATCGTCGCCGCGCACGATGCAAAATTCGTGATGTCGTACGCGCGTGTGGGCCTGACGCCCGACGGCGGCGGCTCGTGGTTCCTCGCGCGCGCGCTGCCGCGTGCGATCGCGGCCGAGATCCTGTTCGAAGGCAAGCCGGTCGCGGCCGAACGCCTGCATGCGCTCGGCGTGGTCAACCGGCTCGCCGCGCCAGGCGCGGCGCTGACCGACGCGCTGGCATGGGCCGATGCGCTCGCCGGCATCTCGCCGAATGCGCTCACGCGCATCAAGTCGCTGCTCGACGACGCGGCGATGCAGCCGCTCGAGCCGCATCTCGGCACCGAGCGCGACCATTTCGTCGCGTCGCTGCATCATGCGGACGGGCTCGAAGGCATCACCGCGTTTCTCGAGAAACGCCAGCCCCGCTACAAGCGCTGA
- a CDS encoding pyridoxal phosphate-dependent aminotransferase — MNAPSDMPTTPVFPSRLPNVGTTIFTVMSALAAEKGAVNLGQGFPDFDCDPRIVDAVAAAMRNGHNQYPPMAGVAPLRDAIADKIAQVYGWRYDPATEITVTAGATQALLTAILCAVHPGDEVIVVEPTYDSYLPSIELAGGKPVFVTLEAPDYAIPFDRLAAAITPKTRMILINTPHNPTGTVWREADMRKLEEIVRGTNVLILSDEVYEHMVYDGARHESVARYPELAARSFIVSSFGKTYHVTGWKVGYVAAPAALTEEFRKVHQFNVFTVNTPMQFGLADYLRDPAPYLSLAGFYQKKRDFFRTGLERTRFKLLPCPGTYFQCVDYSAISDLPEADFSKWLTSEIGVAAIPVSAFYHEPHESGVVRFCFAKQESTLASALERLARL; from the coding sequence ATGAACGCTCCTTCAGACATGCCAACGACTCCCGTTTTCCCCTCGCGCCTGCCGAACGTCGGCACGACGATCTTCACGGTCATGAGCGCGCTTGCTGCCGAAAAAGGCGCCGTGAACCTCGGCCAGGGCTTCCCGGATTTCGATTGCGATCCGCGCATCGTCGACGCGGTCGCGGCCGCGATGCGCAACGGGCACAACCAGTATCCACCGATGGCCGGTGTCGCGCCGCTGCGCGACGCGATCGCCGACAAGATCGCGCAGGTCTACGGCTGGCGCTACGATCCGGCCACCGAAATCACGGTGACGGCCGGCGCGACGCAGGCGCTGCTGACGGCAATCCTGTGCGCGGTGCATCCGGGCGACGAAGTGATTGTCGTCGAGCCGACCTACGACAGCTACCTGCCGTCGATCGAACTCGCGGGCGGCAAGCCGGTGTTCGTTACGCTGGAGGCGCCCGACTACGCGATCCCGTTCGACCGTCTTGCAGCCGCGATCACGCCGAAGACGCGCATGATCCTGATCAACACGCCGCATAACCCGACGGGCACCGTGTGGCGCGAGGCGGACATGCGCAAGCTCGAGGAGATCGTGCGCGGCACCAACGTGCTGATCCTGTCGGACGAGGTCTACGAGCACATGGTCTACGACGGCGCGCGCCACGAGAGCGTCGCGCGCTATCCGGAACTCGCCGCACGCAGCTTCATCGTGTCGAGCTTCGGCAAGACCTATCACGTGACGGGCTGGAAGGTCGGCTACGTCGCGGCGCCTGCCGCGCTGACCGAGGAGTTCCGCAAGGTGCACCAGTTCAACGTATTCACGGTGAATACGCCGATGCAGTTCGGGCTCGCCGACTACCTGCGCGACCCGGCACCGTACCTGTCGCTCGCCGGCTTCTACCAGAAGAAGCGCGACTTCTTCCGTACCGGCCTCGAACGCACGCGCTTCAAGCTGCTGCCGTGCCCGGGCACGTACTTCCAGTGCGTCGATTACTCGGCGATCAGCGACCTGCCCGAAGCGGACTTCTCGAAGTGGCTCACATCGGAGATCGGCGTGGCCGCCATTCCGGTGTCGGCGTTTTATCACGAGCCGCACGAATCGGGGGTCGTACGATTCTGCTTCGCGAAGCAGGAAAGCACGCTCGCATCCGCACTCGAACGGCTCGCCCGCCTGTAA
- a CDS encoding MaoC family dehydratase — translation MGISYEDLVVGSTTEVGRYTFEPDDIKAFAQRYDPQPFHLDEEAAKASPFGGLVASGWHTCSVFMSLLIKKLGPDSTSMGSPGIDSIRWLKPVRAGDTITMHQKIHDKRVSESKPDRGIVSTEWVGINGSGETVITVHSKVIFGLRDPRGTNA, via the coding sequence GTGGGCATCAGTTACGAAGACCTGGTGGTCGGCAGCACCACCGAAGTGGGCCGCTACACGTTCGAACCCGACGACATCAAGGCGTTCGCGCAACGCTACGACCCGCAGCCGTTCCACCTCGACGAGGAGGCGGCGAAGGCGTCGCCGTTCGGCGGACTGGTCGCGAGCGGCTGGCACACGTGCTCGGTGTTCATGAGCCTGCTCATCAAGAAGCTCGGGCCGGACTCGACCAGCATGGGCTCGCCCGGCATCGACTCGATCCGCTGGCTCAAGCCGGTGCGCGCCGGCGACACGATCACGATGCACCAGAAGATCCACGACAAGCGCGTCTCGGAGAGCAAGCCCGATCGCGGCATCGTATCGACGGAGTGGGTCGGCATCAACGGTAGCGGCGAGACGGTGATCACCGTGCATTCCAAGGTGATTTTCGGGCTGCGCGATCCGAGAGGCACGAACGCATGA